GATCATATCCAGATTGAGGGCGAGCACGGCTTCGGAAAGCCGGAGGAAGAAGCCTACAAGCATGCGCTGGACGTTTTGAAAGTGTCGCCTGACGAAACCTGGATGGTTGGCGACAATCTGGAGTGGGAGATAGCAGCACCTCAGCGCTTGGGAATTTTTTCGATCTGGCACGATGCTTACGGACACGGGCTACCCGAAAACTCTGACATCCGCCCGGACTGGATTGTCCGCGGTATTCCGGAACTACTCCCCTCCAACGGCTAAGATTGCGGCACAACCAAACGCAAGAACTGCGTGCCTTGTCTAACGGTCAATGGAAGGTTTTGGTAGGTGTCTCCATCCACCTCCACCGGCACGGGCATGACACTCGATAGGTCAAGTTGTTCGAATTGCGACACACGCACACCAGGCATGCAGGCTACCCGCCCCAATGCAAGGCCAAGGAAGTAACCAGCAAACGCGAGGCGGGATCTCTTCTGAAAGATGAATGCCAGCAGATGCGGTTCCGCAATGTCCGCCGTCGGCGCCAACACAAAAGGACCAGCATAGTGCCGCGCGTTCGTCACAACGACCCAGGCAGCATCAAGACATTCACCATCAAGCACAACAGAAATTGGTTGTCCTGAGCCTCTGAGCCACGTCTTCAGGCCTTCCCAGACAAACGCAAACTTTCCAAAGCGCCGCTTCATTGCCGGCCTAATCGCGCTCACAACTTCGCCGTCAAAACCTGCCCCTACCATGAGCAGGAACGTGTCGCCGTTCACCAGTCCGGTGCCAACAAGCTTTGCTTCGCCATAGAGAAGCGTGTCGGCGACTGATCGCGCCTGAAGTTTCTGCCCCAGCTCAATGGCAAGCACATTTGCAGTTCCCAACGGCAGCACCCCGAGAGGCGTCGGATGGCCAAGAAGACCACACGCCACTTCGTTGATAGTGCCATCACCACCGGCCGCGACAACAACGTCTGCATAGGCTTCTTGCGCGCATCTGGCAGCGAGTTCGGTGGCCTGTCCGGGTCCCTCCGTATCGAAACACCTGACAAAAGACCCTTTGTCATGAAGCTGTCGCACAACGGCATCGAAGAGTCCGCCGTTTCTGGACCCTGCAGCAGGGTTCACGATGATATCAATCCGTTTTCTGCCAGTCATTACCCGTCCTCGGAATTAACCCTACACAAATGTCTAACCGTATCGACATCAAACGGTCATGGGACAGACGGATTCTCCGCCCGTCGAACAGAGCCTCCTCGCGATTCGAAACAAATCAAATGAGGTAGGCGCATGTTTCTAATAATTTGGAAAGTGTGACGGCGGCATGACATATCTCGAAACCGATCTTCAAAAAGACGCAGGACGAAAACGCCCCTGGTTAAAACCCAACCTGTTTGGATTTCTAAGAGATCGAAAAACAACGTCGCAAGAACACCAACCAACCACAAAAAAATCTTCTTCCCGTCGCCGACAGACACCCTTCGATAGGATCATGAAGACCCCACGCCCCGCATCCCCAAACTGTCACCGCACGCTATTTCTTTCCGATATCCACCTCGGCACGCCCGGCTGCAAAGCAGATCTGCTGCTGGACTTTCTCCGGAACAATGAAGCGCAGGCAATCTATCTGGTGGGTGACATTATCGATGGATGGCGCATCAAACGATCTTGGTTCTGGCACGAAAGTCACAATGCCGTGGTTCAGGAAATACTCCATAAAGTGAGGCATGGCACCAACGTTATTTATGTTCCCGGCAACCACGATGAAGCACTAAGGGATTATACAGGCCTCGACTTTGCAGGCATCGACATTAGCGATGAAGTGATCCACCGCACCGCCGACGGTCGTGACCTGCTCGTCCTCCATGGCGACCAGTTTGATAGCGTGGTCCGTTATGCAAGCTGGCTAGCTCATCTCGGAGACCGCGCCTATGGGATCGCCCTCGCACTTAATAACTGGCTGCACAACGCGCGGCGTTTCCTCGGAATGCCCTATTGGTCCCTGTCCTCCTACTTGAAGCAAAAAGTAAAAAATGCGGTTGAGTATATTTCAAGCTTCGAAACAGCCGTCGCACGAGCCGCACGAGAGCGAGGCGTCGATGGTGTGGTCTGCGGTCATATCCACCACGCAGAAATGCGCGACATAGACGGTATTCTCTACTGCAATGATGGAGACTGGGTCGAAAGCTGTACAGCGCTCGCCGAAGACATGACGGGTCAGCTCACCATTGTGAGTTGGCACAGTTTTTCATGGGAAAGAGATGAGGCTGCGCTGCCAGCTCTCTCTCCCTCGTCGACGATTTCAGAAAACCCATCAGAAAAAGCTGCGTGAACCACGTCACAGCCCACCAAATGGAATTCCCATGACACTCGCCAATTCTCAGGACGCGCCAAGCGCTCCAGAAGAGCTTCGTATCGCCATCGTCACTGACGCCGCCCCTCCTCAAGTAAATGGCGTTGTCAGGACACTCAAGCAGCTGGGAAAGGAGCTTGAAGGGCTGGGACACAAAGTCATGTACGTGACCCCGGACATGTTCCGGACGATCCCTCTTCCCACATACAAAGAGATACGAATTGCCCTGGGCGCAAAGCGGCGAGTAGCAGCACTTCTCGAGGATTTCAGACCAGATGCCATTCACATCGCCACAGAAGGCCCCCTCGGCCTTGCAGCACGCCGATACTGCCTGAAAAACGGACGGTCTTTCACAACCTCTTTTCACACCCGCTTTCCGGAATATTTGCATGCACGATTTCGCGTGCCCGAAAAGTGGACCTATGCGCTCGTAAGGCGGTTTCACGCGCCGGCAAGCGCTGTGATGGCGGCAACACCGCTTTTGATCAGCGAGCTTGAGGGGCGAGGTTTTAAAAATCTTCGCCTTTGGTCGCGAGGTGTCGACACAAACCTGTTCAAACCGAGACATGAGTCAAAAGCGGGAACCACGGAAAACGGTCCGCTCTGGCTCTATGTCGGTCGCGTTGCAGTGGAAAAGAATATTGATGCCTTCCTCGACCTGGATCTTCCGGGAACAAAGAAAGTGGTCGGGGAAGGTCCGCGCCTTGATCTCCTGAAGAAAAAATATCAAACCACAAAATTTTCAGGCGCCTTGTTCGGTGAAGAACTGGCCCGCACCTACGCCGAGGCAGATTGCTTTGTGTTCCCCAGCAAAACAGATACATTTGGTCTTGTTCTCATTGAAGCACTCGCCAGCGGCACCCCCGTCGCGGCATACCCGGTCCAAGGGCCCCTGGACGTCATTGGCGATGCGCCGGTTGGTCGTCTTGATGATGATCTTAAAACAGCATGCCTTGCGGCTCTGGACGCAGACCCTGGTACTTGCCGAGACTATGCAATGAATTTCTCCTGGGAAGCCTGTAGTCGACAATTCCTGTCAAATCTCTCCATAAAGAGTGAGGGAATTGAGGCGAAAACGTCGAATGACACCGCACCAGCGTTTGCCGCCAACTAAGAGGTTTCTCGCAGTCTTGTGATCGCATTATTGAGCCACAATGTTACAGTTACCGTGAGTTCACATAGGGAGAGCAGGACAATGAAATCAACACTCGCCGCAACGGCATTGAGCGCAGCACTGATGGCCCCAACAGCGGGATGGGCAGCAAGCTACACAATCGACGAAACCCATGCCCACGCAGCCTTCAGAGTGTCCCATCTGGGATTTTCACACACGCTGGGTCAATTCAAGGAAATCTCCGGCACCCTTGAATTTGACGAAGCCGATCCAACGGCAAGCAGCGTTTCCGTTACGATTAATACCGCAAGCGTGGATTCAGCCCACGAAGCCCGCGATGAACATCTCCGCAAAGCGGATTTCCTTAATGTGGAAGAATTTCCAACCATGACCTTTACGTCGACTGCAATCGAGGTGACAGGCGAGAAAACCGGAAAATTGACCGGAGACCTGACACTTTTGGGGGTCACCAAACCGGTAACCTTGGACGTGATCTTCAACCAGGAAGGGCCTCACCCTTTCGATCCAAGCAAGATCGTGGCCGGGTTTTCCGCCACTGGGGAGATTAACCGTACCGACTTTGGCATGGCCTATGCCGCGCCTGCGATCGGCGAGACCGTCGAACTCATGATCGAAGTAGAAGCCCGCAAAGACTGACAATCCAATCAGCGGCTTTCGCCTAAGCTCCCATTGCACTTGAGCATGGGGCGACAGCAGCGTATAAGGCGGCAAATGTGACCGACAGCCCGTGAGCCTTGCAAGGCCCGCGGGCTGCTTCTTTTGGGCAATATCCGCCCCGACAGGACCGACATGCCGCTTCGTAATATCGCCATCATCGCCCACGTTGACCATGGGAAGACCACCCTTGTCGACGAACTTCTCAAGCAATCCGGAGCTTTTCGAGCCAACCAGGACGTTGCAGAGCGGGTCATGGACTCCAACGATCTGGAGCGGGAGCGTGGCATCACGATCCTCGCCAAAACAACCAGCGTCGCATGGACGCCTCCAGAGGGGGGAGATGAAACTCGTATCAACATTGTCGACACCCCTGGTCACGCCGACTTTGGCGGCGAAGTAGAGCGCATTCTCTCCATGGTCGACGGCGTTGTACTACTGGTCGACGCCGCTGAAGGCCCGATGCCTCAGACCAAATTTGTCCTTTCAAAAGCGCTCGCCCTTGGATTGAAGCCTTTAGTGGTGATCAACAAAGCCGACAAACCAGACGCACGGCCTGATTGGGTTCACGACGAGATCTTTGATCTCTTTGCAGCTCTGGATGCCTCAGACGAGCAGCTCGACTTCCCCATCATCTACGCCTCCGCCAAGCAGGGCTGGGCGACCGAAGATTTGGATGCCGCAGATGCGAAGGACCAAGGTCTTCTACCCCTGTTCCGAAAAATTCTGACCCATGTACAGCCGCCCGAAGCTCTGTCCAATGGTTCAAGCGATGAGCCTTTCGCAATGCTGGTCACAACGATCCAACGTGATCCCTATCTCGGCCGCATCCTGACGGGCCGGATCGAGAAAGGCGTCGCACGTCCCAACATGCCAGTCTATGCACTGCGAAACGGGTCAGGCATTGTTGAGAAAGGCCGAGTTACACGTGTCCTTGCAGTTCGAGGCCTCTCTCGCGAGCCTGTTGACGAGGCCCGCGCAGGCGATATTGTGGCCATCGCTGGTCTCGAGTTAGCAACGGTAGCCGACACTGTCGCTGATCCATCTATCGATGTACCGCTCAATGCACTTCCAATTGACCCTCCAACTCTTTCAGTTCTGTTTGGCATCAATGACAGCCCTCTCGCGGGCCGCGAAGGATCCAAGGTTCAATCACGTGTCATCCGCGAACGACTGATGGCCGAGGCAGAAGGCAATGTGGCCATTCAGGTTCGCGACACCGACTCCAAGGACGCTTTTGACGTCGCAGGGCGCGGCGAGCTACAGCTCGGCGTCTTAATCGAGACCATGCGCCGCGAGGGCTACGAGCTCTCCATCAGCCGACCACAAGTGATTTTCCGCGAGGGTCCAAACGGCGAACGCCAGGAACCCATTGAGGAAGTCACCGTTGACGTGGACGACGATTATGCTGGCGTCGTGATTGAAAAACTCGCTGAGCGCAAAGGTGAAATGACCGACATGCGCCCGACCGGGGGCGGCAAGACCCGCATTCTCTTCGACGCGCCTTCACGCGGCCTCATTGGCTATCACGGCGAATTTCTCACTGACACAAGAGGTACAGGCATCATGTACCGTGTTTTCAAAGAGTATGGGGACTATCGCGGGCCGGTCGAAGGACGTCGCAATGGGGTCCTCGTCTCCAATGGCGCCGGTGACGCCGTGCCGTTTGCGCTGTGGAATCTGGAAGATCGAGGCTTCCTCTTCATCACCTCTGGTGAAAAAGTCTATGAAGGCATGGTGATCGGCGAAAACGCGCGGCCAGACGATCTAATCGTTAACCCGCTGAAAGCCAAGCAGCTCACCAATATGCGGGCATCGGGCAAAGACGAATCCGTAAAGCTCACTACCCCCCGCCGCCTCACCCTCGAACAGGCGATTGCCTATATCGATACAGACGAACTCGTCGAGGTAACACCGGAATCAATCCGCATTCGCAAGCGACATCTCGACCCCAATGAGCGGAAAAAGGCCGAGCGTGCTGCGGGTTAAGCTGCACGCTTGCCCTCACCTTGAGCCTGGCGTAAGTCATGGACACCTGTTTGCAGAGGACCGCCCATGACCATCGCTCCCAGCACTCTGACCGACGAAGAGGCCATCGCGCTCGCTGACTTTGCCTGCACCCTGGCCTCTGCCGCAGCCAAGGTCACGCTCAAGCATTTCCGCTCAGACCTGGGCGTCGACAACAAGCTCGACGGGAACGCGTTTGATCCGGTCACCATCGCAGACCGCGATGCGGAGACAGCAATCCGCGCACTCATTGAAGAACACTACCCTGACCACGGCATTCTCGGCGAAGAACACGGTGTAAAACCCGGCACATCACCATTCAAATGGGTCCTGGACCCAATTGATGGCACTCGGAGCTTCATTTCAGGCGTGCCTCTATGGGGAACTCTGATTGCCTTGAATGATGGCAAATACCCAGTGGTGGGCGTTATGGACCAGCCCTATACCGGCGAGCAGTTTGTCGGCCGCCCAGGACAGGCAGAGTTTCTTCGGGACGGACAGCGCAAGAAGCTATCCACAAGAGCCTGCGCAAGCCTTTCGGACGCCATTCTTGGCTGTACCGATCCGGCTATGTTTACAGACCCCGCCGAGTTAAACGCGTTTTCTGATGTGCGCTCCAAAGCCCGCCTCACCCGCTATGGCACAGACTGCTATTTCTATTGCCTAATTGCCGCTGGTCATGCCGACCTGGTCATCGAAGCGTCTATGCAACCCTATGACATCCAGGCTCTCATCCCCATTGTGGAAGGCGCCGGAGGCATTGTCACAAACTGGCAAGGGGGCGACGCCCAGGATGGCGGACGTATCATCGCCGCAGGCGACAAGCGCGTGCACGCCGAAGCACTCGATAGCCTCTCACGCGTGAACTGATGTTTTTTCAGATTCGGGCATCAGCACCCGATTTGTGAACACGTCAAATGCTGTCCAGAACACTTGCTGATACCGGTCTTGCTCCATCAGGATTTCATGTTCAGCACCTTCGACCAGTAGATATTCCCCCTTTGGCAACCCATCAGCGATTTGCCGAATGGCCCCGCCACGGACCAATTTGTCCGCCCCGGCCTCACACAGCAGTACAGGCGTCGTGATGTCCGCGAGACAAGCCGGATCAGCAACTTCATCAACGGATTTGAATGCCTGATGGACCCATCCGACGGTTGGCCCACCCAATCCAAGGCTGGGCGTTTTTGCGACAACACCCTGTTGTCGGGCATGCCGTTCCGGGTCGGACGTCACAACATTATCCTCGAATGTTTCCTCATCCACGGCAGTAGGCCCACTTCCCGGCGCAAAGCTGGCATGTTTACCAAGCAAATTTAAAAACGACACAAGCCACCGGGTCAGTTTCTCTTGGAAAGGACTACCAACATTTAAGCCGAGCATCGGTGCGCTGAGTACAATCCCCGCAAACCTGTTAGGCAGGTTGTGTCCAGCTCTCAGCATAAGATTACCGCCCATAGAATGCCCGACACCGACATAGGGCTCAGGCAAGAGAGGTTCGACAACCTCTTTCATAAACGCGACAAAATCTGCATCAAAAGTCGAGAACTCATCCACATGCCCTTTGCGGGGATCATCCAGCATGCGTTCTGACAATCCCTGCCCGCGCCAATCAAATGTTGCGACAGCAAAACCTCGTTCGAGAAACGAGGCAATTACTTCGAAATATTTTTCGATGAATTCCGTCCGCCCGCTTGCGAGCACAATCGTCCCTCGGCAAGGCGCCGACGCATGATCTGCTGCCCACACCATTGTCCGCATACGCGATCCATCTGGACAAACAAACCAACCAGGGACCCCGCCCGGCGGACAGGGAAGATCCGGCGTCTCAACAAAGATTCCCATTATGCACCCTCCCCGGGAACACGAAATGCGGTTGAGACCAATGGCCCCAACTTAATCGCCACAGCAATATTCCCCTTAATGCGCATGCGCCCCTCCCGAAAGGCAGTTGTCTGATCAAGCTCAAATCGAAGCATCTGAGCATGTGTTTCCAGTGGAAGCGACACGACACAATCAGCTTCTTCATTTTCCAGAGAAATCCGGTTGGCGTTACCAGTCCCATCAATGACCAGGCATCCACCATCTGGATACTCAAATTTCAGGACCGCACCAATTGGCGTTGCACCAGAAATTTCGTCTTCAAGGTAAGCCGCCAAAGCAGACAGGAGCTGTTGCGGAGATAAATCTTCAAAAGTCATAGGCCGATCATTTCTTATTGATGCCGGAAAGGCCAGCCCGGAGGCATCTGCCCCGTAGATTTTTGGCTGAATTCGGTTAGGGTTTGCCATTCTAGAAGATTGAAGGAATCTCAGGAAGGAAGAACCCGCTTATGAGCTGGGAAAAAGAAGCCGAGGAAATCAAGGCCCGCCGCGCATTCGCCAAACAGCAGGGAGGCCCCGATGGCGTCCAACGTCAGCATGACAAGGGTCGACTGACCATCCGTGAGCGCATCTCCCACCTGGCGGATAACAACAGCTTCAAGGAGCTGGGCGAAGGTGCAGGTGTTCCTGAATTCAACGACGATGGCAGCCTGAAAAACCTGCAACCTGCCAATTACGTGCTGGGCTTTGCCAAGATAAATGGGCGCCGCGTCATCATTGGCGGCGAAGACTTCACACTCAAAGGGGGGTCACCAAATCCCGCAGGCCTGCGTAAAAGCG
The DNA window shown above is from Parvibaculaceae bacterium PLY_AMNH_Bact1 and carries:
- a CDS encoding alpha/beta hydrolase (Derived by automated computational analysis using gene prediction method: Protein Homology.) → MGIFVETPDLPCPPGGVPGWFVCPDGSRMRTMVWAADHASAPCRGTIVLASGRTEFIEKYFEVIASFLERGFAVATFDWRGQGLSERMLDDPRKGHVDEFSTFDADFVAFMKEVVEPLLPEPYVGVGHSMGGNLMLRAGHNLPNRFAGIVLSAPMLGLNVGSPFQEKLTRWLVSFLNLLGKHASFAPGSGPTAVDEETFEDNVVTSDPERHARQQGVVAKTPSLGLGGPTVGWVHQAFKSVDEVADPACLADITTPVLLCEAGADKLVRGGAIRQIADGLPKGEYLLVEGAEHEILMEQDRYQQVFWTAFDVFTNRVLMPESEKTSVHA
- the hisN gene encoding histidinol-phosphatase (Derived by automated computational analysis using gene prediction method: Protein Homology. GO_function: GO:0004401 - histidinol-phosphatase activity [Evidence IEA]; GO_process: GO:0000105 - histidine biosynthetic process [Evidence IEA]), translating into MTIAPSTLTDEEAIALADFACTLASAAAKVTLKHFRSDLGVDNKLDGNAFDPVTIADRDAETAIRALIEEHYPDHGILGEEHGVKPGTSPFKWVLDPIDGTRSFISGVPLWGTLIALNDGKYPVVGVMDQPYTGEQFVGRPGQAEFLRDGQRKKLSTRACASLSDAILGCTDPAMFTDPAELNAFSDVRSKARLTRYGTDCYFYCLIAAGHADLVIEASMQPYDIQALIPIVEGAGGIVTNWQGGDAQDGGRIIAAGDKRVHAEALDSLSRVN
- the typA gene encoding translational GTPase TypA (Derived by automated computational analysis using gene prediction method: Protein Homology. GO_function: GO:0005525 - GTP binding [Evidence IEA]; GO_process: GO:0006412 - translation [Evidence IEA]; GO_process: GO:0006950 - response to stress [Evidence IEA]), with the translated sequence MPLRNIAIIAHVDHGKTTLVDELLKQSGAFRANQDVAERVMDSNDLERERGITILAKTTSVAWTPPEGGDETRINIVDTPGHADFGGEVERILSMVDGVVLLVDAAEGPMPQTKFVLSKALALGLKPLVVINKADKPDARPDWVHDEIFDLFAALDASDEQLDFPIIYASAKQGWATEDLDAADAKDQGLLPLFRKILTHVQPPEALSNGSSDEPFAMLVTTIQRDPYLGRILTGRIEKGVARPNMPVYALRNGSGIVEKGRVTRVLAVRGLSREPVDEARAGDIVAIAGLELATVADTVADPSIDVPLNALPIDPPTLSVLFGINDSPLAGREGSKVQSRVIRERLMAEAEGNVAIQVRDTDSKDAFDVAGRGELQLGVLIETMRREGYELSISRPQVIFREGPNGERQEPIEEVTVDVDDDYAGVVIEKLAERKGEMTDMRPTGGGKTRILFDAPSRGLIGYHGEFLTDTRGTGIMYRVFKEYGDYRGPVEGRRNGVLVSNGAGDAVPFALWNLEDRGFLFITSGEKVYEGMVIGENARPDDLIVNPLKAKQLTNMRASGKDESVKLTTPRRLTLEQAIAYIDTDELVEVTPESIRIRKRHLDPNERKKAERAAG
- a CDS encoding SCP2 sterol-binding domain-containing protein (Derived by automated computational analysis using gene prediction method: Protein Homology.), coding for MTFEDLSPQQLLSALAAYLEDEISGATPIGAVLKFEYPDGGCLVIDGTGNANRISLENEEADCVVSLPLETHAQMLRFELDQTTAFREGRMRIKGNIAVAIKLGPLVSTAFRVPGEGA
- a CDS encoding diacylglycerol kinase family protein (Derived by automated computational analysis using gene prediction method: Protein Homology. GO_function: GO:0016301 - kinase activity [Evidence IEA]) codes for the protein MTGRKRIDIIVNPAAGSRNGGLFDAVVRQLHDKGSFVRCFDTEGPGQATELAARCAQEAYADVVVAAGGDGTINEVACGLLGHPTPLGVLPLGTANVLAIELGQKLQARSVADTLLYGEAKLVGTGLVNGDTFLLMVGAGFDGEVVSAIRPAMKRRFGKFAFVWEGLKTWLRGSGQPISVVLDGECLDAAWVVVTNARHYAGPFVLAPTADIAEPHLLAFIFQKRSRLAFAGYFLGLALGRVACMPGVRVSQFEQLDLSSVMPVPVEVDGDTYQNLPLTVRQGTQFLRLVVPQS
- a CDS encoding YceI family protein (Derived by automated computational analysis using gene prediction method: Protein Homology.); the encoded protein is MKSTLAATALSAALMAPTAGWAASYTIDETHAHAAFRVSHLGFSHTLGQFKEISGTLEFDEADPTASSVSVTINTASVDSAHEARDEHLRKADFLNVEEFPTMTFTSTAIEVTGEKTGKLTGDLTLLGVTKPVTLDVIFNQEGPHPFDPSKIVAGFSATGEINRTDFGMAYAAPAIGETVELMIEVEARKD
- a CDS encoding UDP-2,3-diacylglucosamine diphosphatase (Derived by automated computational analysis using gene prediction method: Protein Homology.) is translated as MKTPRPASPNCHRTLFLSDIHLGTPGCKADLLLDFLRNNEAQAIYLVGDIIDGWRIKRSWFWHESHNAVVQEILHKVRHGTNVIYVPGNHDEALRDYTGLDFAGIDISDEVIHRTADGRDLLVLHGDQFDSVVRYASWLAHLGDRAYGIALALNNWLHNARRFLGMPYWSLSSYLKQKVKNAVEYISSFETAVARAARERGVDGVVCGHIHHAEMRDIDGILYCNDGDWVESCTALAEDMTGQLTIVSWHSFSWERDEAALPALSPSSTISENPSEKAA
- a CDS encoding glycosyltransferase family 1 protein (Derived by automated computational analysis using gene prediction method: Protein Homology.); its protein translation is MTLANSQDAPSAPEELRIAIVTDAAPPQVNGVVRTLKQLGKELEGLGHKVMYVTPDMFRTIPLPTYKEIRIALGAKRRVAALLEDFRPDAIHIATEGPLGLAARRYCLKNGRSFTTSFHTRFPEYLHARFRVPEKWTYALVRRFHAPASAVMAATPLLISELEGRGFKNLRLWSRGVDTNLFKPRHESKAGTTENGPLWLYVGRVAVEKNIDAFLDLDLPGTKKVVGEGPRLDLLKKKYQTTKFSGALFGEELARTYAEADCFVFPSKTDTFGLVLIEALASGTPVAAYPVQGPLDVIGDAPVGRLDDDLKTACLAALDADPGTCRDYAMNFSWEACSRQFLSNLSIKSEGIEAKTSNDTAPAFAAN